Genomic segment of Deinococcus fonticola:
CCTTCCCGCACAGTGGGGTTAACTCGGTTTTGCGTCGCTGAAGTTAAGCAGCCGTAGCTTGGCACTCCGCCTCCCAGGGCGTCAAGTAGCCCCGGCTGGAATGCCGCCGTTTGCGGTTGTAATACACCTCCACATACTCGAAAATGGCCTGTCTGGCCTCTTCGTGGCTGCGGTACACGC
This window contains:
- a CDS encoding IS3 family transposase; the protein is VYRSHEEARQAIFEYVEVYYNRKRRHSSRGYLTPWEAECQATAA